Part of the Desulfovibrio sp. ZJ209 genome, CCGTCGAAGGCGCTCCTGTTGAGCAGGTCGGTGAGCGGGTCGTGCTCGGCCTTGTGGCGCAGCATCCTGTCCTGCTGCTGCTGGAGGGCGAACATCTCGTTATAGGTGCCGGCCAGCTCGCGGAACTCGCGCGCCCCGGCTGGCGCCAGCGGCCGGCCCTCCCTGATGCAGCGGTCAAAGAGCCGGAGCGGCCGGATGACGAGCAGGATGACCATGGCGAACGTGAGCACCCCGAGCAGCCCGAGCCCCACGAGGGAGAGGCGCTGGCGCGCCAGCACCATGCCGAGCTCGGCGGTGCTCTTCTCCTGCGCCTCATGGGCCCTGGCGAGCACCTCCTCCTGGAAGTGCGTGACCGCGTTGAAGATCTCCTGCTTGGCCTCGCGGTAGTTGCGGTCATAGACCAGTTCGCGCGCGTGGCGCACCTTGTCCGCCGGGGAGAGGTGGCGGTCGTTGGCGTTCAGGCGCGCCTCGCGCACCTTGGCCGGAAATTCGGAGAGGTCGAGGTGCGCGCCTTCGGCGGCGAGGCGGATGGCGTAGATCTCGCGGAAGGTGAGGGCGTTGGAGAGGTCGACGCCGGTGTGGATGCAGTTGTGGTCGCCCGCGCGCACATGCTCGCCGGCGAGCTTTTCCAGCGCCTTTTCGCGGCTCTGGGTGGAATCGAGCTCTTCAAAATAGCGGTCGGCATAGTCCTTGTCGAGGGTCTGGACGAAGAGGCGCACCTGCTCGGTGAGGTAGTCCGAGCCGCGGCGCACGCGCTGGCCCGCGTTTTCCCAGGAGATGTAGTTCTCCATGGCGTCGGTGCTCGCCCGGTACTCCTCGGCCACGTGCATGGTGGTGTGGATGAGGAAGACGAAGAACAGCAGCGTCAGGACAAGGATGACGCTGCTGACGAACACGAGCCTGAGGCCGCTGTCGTGCGCGTTGCCCCCCGCCGGGGCATGGGTGTCGGTGCCTTGGCTCATGTGGGCTCCTTATCCGAGAAAGCCGCGCACTCCCGTAAAGATGACCTGGGCCGCGATGGCCGCGAGCAAAAGCCCGGTGAGCTTGGCGAGCACCGCGATGCCCGTGGCGCGGAGCACCCGGCCCAGCAATGTCGCCATGCGCAAGAGCAGGAACATGCCGAACGCGGCCAGCAGCAGCGAAAACACGCCGAGGGTGAGCTCGTGCGAGCTTCTGGCCGAGGCGCCCATGACCATGACCGCGCCGATGGAGGCGGGCCCCATGCCCAGCGGGATGGCGAGCGGCACCACGCTGATGTCGCCCTCGGTGTGCACGTGGTCGGTCTCGCCGTCGTCGCGCATGAGGGCGATGGCCGTGAGCATGAGCAACACGCCCGAGCCGATGCGGAAGGCGTCCAGCGTGAAGCCGAAGAGCTCGAACAGGCTGGAGCCGAAGAGGTAGAGCACCACGCCGATGACGAAGATGGCCGTGGAGGTCTTGAGGGCGGTCACGTGCTTCTTGCGCGCGTCGTAGTCGCGCGTGTGGCCGAGAAAGGCGCTGAGCACCGCTGGCGGCGTCATGAGCGCGTAGAGCTTGATGCTGGTTCCCACCACATCGCTGATAAGGCCGTCCATGCCGTGTGTGTCCTTTGTGCTTGGGCTTCGTTCTGCTTTTGCGGTGGCGGTGCGCCTGTGCTGCACGGGAACGCCGAAATCATCCGTCAAAAACAGCCTTTTAGGTTCCGGCTACGTCAGAAAATAATTTCCTCGGTCGAGTACTTGAGTACACTCCCTTCGGAAATTATTTTCTTCCTTGCCGGAACCTAAAAATCTTATTTTTTAGGATCCTTCCGGCAACAGCACCCGTCTTCCGCTTCGCTCCAGACGGATTTGAGGAAGACCTGCCCTGCTTTCTATATCATAACCTTGCGCTTTTCCAGAATGGAGCCTCTTTACTGCCGAAGAAAGCCCTGGATGCCCGTGAAGATCACCTGCGCCGCGATGGCCGAGAGCAACAGCGCGGTCAGTTTCGCCATGACCGCGATGCCCGTGCGGCCGATGAGCCGCTGCACCGGGTCGGCGAGGCAGAGCAGCGCCGCCATCCAGATCGAGGCCAAGAGCAGGCAGAAGGTATCGACGAGCAAATCATGCGGCCCAGTGGCCTGGGCGCCCAGCACCATGACCGTGCCGATGGCCGAGGGTCCCATGCCCAGCGGGATGGCCAGGGGCACCACGCTGATGTCCGCGCCGCGCTGCACGGGCGGGGCGGTGTCGTCGTCGTTCATCAGGGAAATGGCCGTGAGAAAGAGCAAAAGCCCCACGCCGATGCGGAAGGCGTCCAGCGTGAAGCCGAACAGCCCGAACAGGTTGGAGCCGAAGACCAGCAGCACCTCGCCCACTATGAAGATGGCGAGCGAGGCCTTGCAGGCCGTGAGGTATTTCTCGCGCTTGGTGTGGCCGCGCATGTGCGAAATGAAGGCGCTGAGCACGGCGGGCGGCGTCATGAGCGCATAGAGCTTGATGGCGAGGCCCACGAGCCGGCCGACGGTGAGTTCTTCCATCATTTCTCCCTGCCGGGCGCGGCGGCGATGCGTTCGGTCCAGCCCGGCGCGCCTGCGGTGTGCAGGCCGTATTTTTTCGCCTTGCGCACCACCGAGGACTGGCTGATGCCCAGGCGCCGCGCGGCCTTGTAGGTGCTCCCCGTCTCGGCGAGCGCGGAGGAGAGCATGTCCCGCTCGAGGCGCTCCACCGCGGAAGTCATGGATTCGCGGGGCGCCGCCGGCTCGGGCAGTTCCTCGGCGGCCTCGCGCATGTAGGAGGGCAGGTCGCCGGGCAAAATGTTCTGCCGCTCGCAGAGCGTGAGCAGGGACTGGATGACGCTCTGGAGCTCGCGCACATTGCCGGGCCAGCCATAGGCGAGGAAGATCTGCTCCGTGCGCGGGTCAAGCCTCTTGGTGGTGCCGGTCTCCTGGCCGATCTTGCGCAAAAAGTGCCAGGCGAGCAGGAGGATGTCGTCCCGCCGTTCGCGCAGGGGCGGCATCTCCACGCAGAGCACGCGCAGCCGGTAGAAAAGATCCTCGCGGAAGCGCCCTTCGGCCACCATGCGGTCCAGCGGCTTGTTGGTGGCCGCGATGAGGCGCGCGTCGGCCGTGATGGGCTGGGTGCCGCCCACGCGGTAGATGGGCTGGCCGTCCAGCACATGCAGGAGCTTGGCCTGCATGGGCAGCGAGAGCTCGCCGATCTCGTCGAGGAGCAGGGTGCCCCCCTGGGCCAGCTCCAGCATGCCGCGCTTGCCGCCGCGCGCCGCGCCCGTGAAGGCGCCCCCTTCGTAGCCGAATATCTCCGATTCCATGAGCGCCGGCGGGATGGCGCCGCAGTTGACGGCCACGAAGGGCTTGTCCGCGCGGGCGCTCATGTCGTGGATGAGCTTCGCCGCCAAGGACTTGCCCGTGCCCGTCTCGCCGAGGATGAGCGTCACGGCCTCGGCCTGCGCGGCCTTGGCGATGTCCTGCCGCACGCGCTGGACGAGCAGGCTCTGGCCGAGCAGCCCGTTCGCGGTCTCGCCCTCGAGCCCCTGGGCGCGCAGGCGATAGGCCAGCGCCTCGACCTCAAGGTTGGAGAGCTTGGTCTGGAGGTTTTCGAGCTCCGTGATGTCGCGGATGGCCGCGATGACCCGCCAGACCTTGCCGTCCGCGTCAAAGATGGGCGTGCTCGTGTTGAGGCAGCGCTTGCCGTTGGAATAGTCGTCGAAGAGCGTCACCGTATGCCGCGTTTCCAGCGCGCGCAGGGTGACGCAGGTCTTGAAGCGGCCCTCGCGCAGGGGTTCGCTCACATGGCGTCCCACCACCTCGCAGGCCCGGATGCCGGCGATGCGCTCCATGGCGCGGTTGATGCGCCGGGTCACGCCCTGGCCGTCGATGACCCAGATGCCGTCATGGATGGATTCCAGCACATTGTCGAGCTCGCGCAAGGAGTGGCTGGCCGCCTGCTCGAGGCCCCCGGGGGGCAGCTCCTGCACGGTGAAGCAGCGCAAGGGCGCATAGGTGACCGCCCCCCCGTCCCCGGCGTCCGCATGGGCGCCCTCTGCGCCGGCCCCCTCGCTGCCCGCTTCGTCCGCCGCGCTCGCCTCCCACCAGTGGAGAAGGTAGGTGGAGCCGCCGCCGTGCCGGAACAGGAGGCGCCCGCGCTCTTTTGCGTCCGCGCGGGCATCGCCATGGCCGTCGAAGCCCTCGAGGGCGCCCTGGCCGAGCCAGGTGGCGAGGGCTTCGGCCGGCGGCGCGCCTGCCGCTTCCGTCGCGCCCGTGAGCTTCGCGCCGCCGATGCCCAAAAGCGCGCGCAGGCCGGCATTGGCGTAGAGCAGGCGCCAGCCCGGGGCGCAGACCCCCCCCGGCAACTGGTCCAGAACGGCGTGGAGGCGGGCCTCAAGAGCGGCGTTGGCTGTCATGGCAGGTTCAGGCGCGGGGGCGCGGGGCCGTCCCCTCTGGCGGGCTCAGCGGCCAAGGGCCGCGGCCTCGTCCACGATCCAGATCAGGTCGCCGATGCGCGGGCGCACGCGCTGGGCGGGCAGCACCGGCTCGGTGAGCAGGTTGAGCGCGTCCGCGAGGGCCGCGTGCTTTTCCGCGCCGGCCACGAGGAACATGCAGAGCCGCGCGTTGTTGATGACCGGCAGCGTCAGGGTGATGCGGTCGGCCTTGCGCTCCGGCACGTACACATCGGCCACGAGGCGCCGCTTTTCCTCCGGCTTTTTCACGCCCAGAAGCGGCGAGCCGGGGAAGATGGAGGCCGTGTGCCCGTCCGCGCCCATGCCGAGCAGGATGAAGTCAAAGCGCGGCAGCTGCCCCTCCGCAAGGCCGAAATCCTCGCGGATCTGCGCCTCGTAGCGGCTCGCCGCCTCCACCGGGTCGGCCTCTCCGCGCATGCGGTAGAAGTGGGTCGCCGGCACGTGGCCCAGAAGCTCGCGCCGGGCCATGCCGTAATTGCTTTCGGGGTGGTCGGGGCCCACGCAACGCTCGTCCACCCAGAAAAAGACCATCTTGTCCCAGGGCAGGCGGTCGGCCCAGTCGCTCTTGGCGAGCAGCTGGAAGAGCGCAACCGGCGTCTGGCCGCCGGAAAGGGCGATGCGAAAGACGCCGCGCTCGCTCACGGCCTCCTCGCAGGCCGCGGCGAAGATGTGGGCGGCGCGCTCCGCCATGGCTTCGGGCGTTTTGTGGATATGGAGCGAAAGATGGATGGAACGGCTGCGGCCCGGCATTGGCGGCTCCTTGCGTTTGGCCGCCCCGAAAAGGGGGCGGCGCAGGGAGTATGCCACAGACCACGCCGGGAGAAAAGCCATTTTTGCCCGGGCCGCGGGGCCGCGCCCGCTCGACATTTTTGCCGAAGCGCCTACCATGAGGTCATCCGAAGCCATCTTTCGGAAGAGTTCCTGCCGACCCTGGAGCTCGATTGTATTGGCGATGTTCCGGCCACGCCGGCCCCGCATGCGGTGATATTTCGCCCGCGCGGGTTCGTCGCTTCTCAACTGTCACGGCAGGAACGGAAAATGCTCCCTCCTCCACTCCTTCTCCCACTCCCGAGTCAAGGCGTCCGTGCGGCATGGGCGCGGCGTTTCGCGTGCCCGGCTGAGGGCAACGCCGAGGCGTCCCAGGAGAAGACCGCAGACCTCTTCAACGGCCCGCGGGCGGTGAAGAATGTGGTCTTTGCGACCGAGCAGAACATCACGGTTGACGGAGCAGCCAATAACCACTTCACATGGACGGGGCAGGGCTCGAGTACGCTGGTCGGCACCAATGGCGACGGTGTGACCGTGACGGTGACCATTGGCGAGGTCAAGGCCGGCGGCACGGTATCCATGAAGGCGACCAGAACCATCTATGATGCGGCTGACGCCTACATTGACGGCGGCCGGGGCTTTGACATCCTCCTTGCCAACAAGGGCACAGGGAGCCTGGGCATCCTTCCTGTGGACAAGGTACAGCGGGTGGAAATGCTCATCCGCTCCGAACGCGAGGACGATGTCAAGAACCTGGGCATCAACCAGCTGGCTTCGCTGGAGATGTACGGCATTATCCTCGGGGGAACCGAAGGGGCGTGGACGGTAGGGCTGAACGGCAACTGGGCGTGGAGTGAGGCCAAGGGCGCCTGGGTCTACAGTAACGACGAGGGTTCGCTCCTGAGCCTGGAAGTGGCGGGGGGCGTTAAGGTGGCTCTCGTGACCCCCGCGTCCCAGATGGAAGTGGAAACCGTTGCCCTTGCCGATGACGCTTCCACCCAGGCCTACCTTGGGGAAGAGGCAATCAACGACAGTCCCCTTGATGCGGACGGTTCCGGCGCCTCAAAAAAAAAACGGCGGCTCCCTTCGGGGCGCCGTCCGCATATCCCCATGCGCATCCTCTTCATCAGCAACTATTTCCCCGGCGATCTCGGGCCGCTGGCGCGCGAGCTTGCGGCCGCGCCGGAAAACAAGGTGCTCTTCGCCTCCACCGGCAGCGCAAGGATTTCGCGCTCCCGGGCGTCAGGCGCGTGCGCCTGAAAAACGCCCCACTTTTCGGCGACGCGGCCCCGGAAGTGCCCGGCCTGTGGGAGGAGACCGTCAGGCGCGGTTCCTGGGGGCTGCGCTCCCTCACCTCCCTGCGCGATTCCTGGGGCGTGCCGGACATCATCTTCGCCACGCTGGCCGGGGGCGCGGCCCTGTTCGCGCCGCAGGCCTTTCCCGGCGCCTTTCTCGCGGGCTATGCGGAAACCGGGCTCAAAAATTTCGCACTCCTGCCCGTGAAGCGCGCCAGGCCTGGGCCATCCTGCAAAGCACGCTCCTTTTGCAGGCCGACCTCTGCTTCGCCATGGGCGAGCGGCAGCGGCGCCTCTTCCCGGGCCCCCTGCGGGAGTCCCTGCGGCTCACCGAGCCCTGTGTGGATACGGAGCTTTTTTCACGCGCGGCCGCGCGGCCGTGGTTTGAAGGTGATTCGACCGATGCCCCCCTGCTCACCCTCGACGCCACCGGCCTCGACGGCGCGGCGCTGGCCGTCTTGCTGCGCCTCGCGCACGCCGTGCTGCGGGCGCTCCCCGCGTGCCATGCGGTCATGCTGACGGAAAACAGCCGCCTTCGGAAGGCGCTGGAAGCCGCGGCCAACACCTGGGCGGACGGCTGCCGCCCGCGCTTTGCGGCGCACGCTTCGCTGCCCTTTGGGCGCTATCGGGATCTTCTGGCAGCGTCCTCGCTCGTGGTCTGCCCGGGGCAGGGCGACGCGGCCGAGCGGGCCATGCTGGAGGCCCTGAGCTGCGAGGCCCTGCTCATGGCGCGGCCGGAAGCGGCAAATTTTTTGCGCCCCGGCGTCAACATGCTGGAATTTCCGGCCAACGATGCCCCGGCCGCCGTGCTGGCGGCGCTCGAGGCGCGCCCGCGCGACGGCGAGCCCGCGCCGCAGGCCCGCATGGCGCGGCGCAATGTGCTCGCGCACTTCAGCGAGGCCGTGGTGGTGCCCCGGCATCTCGCCGGGGTCATGCGGGCCTATGCCGTGTGGAAGAAAGAGCGCGGCGCCTGACGGGCACTTCAGCGCGCCGCGTCGGCTCCTCTCCCGTTATTCCTGAAAAATCGGCAGTTTGCAGAAGCCCACGGGGTGATCGTGCCCCGGGATCTCGCATTTTTGCGTCAAATCGGCCGCGTCGGCCACATGCAGCACTTCCGCGCTCGAAAGCCCCATGGTGCGCCACACCGGCCGGCAGGTGAGGGGGATGCCGGCAAGCACGGCCTGCCCCTCCGGGCTTTGCGCGTCGAGCTCGATGCTCCAGCGGTGGCTGAAGGCCGCGCCGGGATAGACCGGCTCCGCCGCGTTGAGGTGCCGCGTGAGCACGGGCTCGCCGTGGGCGCCGTAGATGGTGGTGTCGAGGTCCATGTTGTTCACTTGGATGCCGCCCTGGTTCTGCCCGCGCATGAGCACCATGAGCAGCAGGGTCTCCCCGTCGGAGAGCAGGCCGGCCTCGGCCTCGCAGCCCTGGATGGGCAGGATGCTCTCCATGCGCTTCAGCGTGGCCTCGTTCTTGGCAAGGACGATATCCGCTGTGGCCTTTTGCCGCGTGACGAGGGCCGCGCGCAGGGTGGCGGCCACCTCGGCCGCATTCACGAGGTGGCGCACCCTCCAGCCGTCCGGCCCGCGCCGAAGCTCGAATTCCAGCGGAAAGGCCACTTCGAGCTGGGGGTGCGTGATCTCCGTCCTGATGCGCGCGGTGTCGCCCTTCGTCTCCGTAAGCGTGAGCCCGGCCGGGAGCTGCGCGAGAAAATCCGGCGGGAAGAGCGCCAGCGGCTGCCGCAGCTTCGCCGCGGCGTCCGGCTCCTCCCCCTTGGCGGGGCCGGCGTCCTTCTCGCGCAGGCGGCGCAAGAGGGCGGTCTGCAACTGCTGGCTCAGCACATGTTCCTGGTCCGGGCCGGCCTTGTAAAAGGGAAAGGCCCCGGCCACGGCGCGCGAAAGCTCGGCGAACAGCGTGCGAAAGTCCACCCGCTTGGCGAGCTCTTCCGTATTGGGAGGCGTGAGCGCCGCCTTGAGCTGTTCCACGGCGTATTCGCTGGTCTGCCGGTATTGCCAGGTGCGCCAGCCGAAATAGCCGCCCGCGCCAAGGGCGCCGGCAAGCAGCAGCACGGCGAGCAGGGTGACGAGCTTGTGCGCGCGGGCCTTGGCCGCAAGGCCTGAGAGGAATGCGGGCATCATGCCCCTCCTTCGTCCCTCCCGCCCGGGGCGCAGGAGGTGAGCGGTTTGCGCCCGCACTCCAGCACCGGCTCCGGCGCGGAAAGGCGCTCATCCATGCCGCGCCCGAAACGGGCGCCGAGGCGCAGGGCCAGCGGGGTGACGCCGCCCGCGGGCCCGAGCGTACAGCGGAACACCGTCCACGCCCCCACCGGGAGCGCCGTGACGAGGCGGCTGCCGGAGGCGAGGGGGCTTGCCGCGCGCCACGTGTTCAGCGGCCCGGCGAGCGTGCCCAGGCTCGCCGTATTGGCGGGCGCGGGCGCGCCCTCCATGCGTCGCAGGGCCCCACGCACCTCCCACCATGTGGTGACATGGCCGGGGAGGCGCGTGTGGGCCACGCGCGCGCAGAGGCCGGCGAGGGAGTGGCGGTTCCAGAAAGTGACGGCAAAGCCGCGCCGGGCCACCCGCCGCGCCTCGGCAAGGGCGGCGGCGAGGCGCCGGGGCTCCCGCAGGTGGAGGAGCACCCAGTCGTACGCGTCGTCCTCCACGGGCAGGCCGTCGTCCCTGCCGGCCATGACCGTGGCCGCCGGGCAGCGTGTTTGCGCGCGCGCCCGGGAGGCCGGGTCGGCCTCCACCGCGTCCACCTCGAAGCCGCAGCCCCAGAGAAAGGGCAGCACCGCGCCCGTGCCGCAATTCACGTCCAGCAGGGCCGCGTCCCGGCGCGGCCACGCGGCGAGGGCGCGCTCCAGGAGGCGCAACTGCGCCGCCAGCACGAAGCGGGCCGTCGCCACGTCGCCGGGGCGGGGCGGGGCTGCGCCGGGAGAGCCTGAAGATCGGGCCATGTGGGGCGCGTGAGGGTCGTCCATGTCCTTCCCCGCTTGCGGCTGCGGAGCTCTTCCGCCCCGCGGGTCAATCATACATGGGCAGGAGCTGAAACACAAAGAGCGTATGGCACACGGCCACGAGGATGCCGTAACAGAGCAGCAGCGGCGTGAGCAGCGGGCCGCCCGGCGCCGTGTACCCGCCCGGGCTGAAGCGGCGCCGGCACGCGCGCAGCAGGAGCGCCGGCACGATGACCGACCACACCGAGGCCGCGAGCCCGGCCCAGCCGATGGCCGCGAGAAAGCCGTCCGGCCACAGGAGGCCGCAGGCCATGGGCGGCACGAAGGTCACGAGCAGGGTCTTGGTGCGGCCGAGGCGGCTGTCGTCAAAATTGCAGAGGTCTGCCATGTAGTCGAAGAGCCCAAGGCCCGCGCCGAGGAAGGATGTCGCCACGGCGAGCAGCGAAAAGGCCTCCAGGAGGCTGAGCACGAGGCCGCTTTTGAGGTTGTGGCCGGCGGCGGCGAGCAGGTCGCCCACATTGCCGCCCTGCATGATGACCGCCTTGAAGCCCTCGCGCGGGATGATGCCGTCCGACGCGGTGATCCACGCGAAATAACAGGCGAGCGCGATGATGGTGCCGTAGCGGAGGCAGGCGTTGATGCCGCGCCCGTCCTTGCCGAGATATTTGACGAGGCTCGGCACCGAGGCGTGGAAGCAGAAGGAGGTGAGATAGGTGGAGAGCGCGCCCCAGATGAAGATGGCCTCCCCGCCCGCGCCCCCGGCGTCCAGCAGCACGTCGAGCCTGAGGTGCCGGAACATGCCGCTCATGGAAAAAAGCAGCGCGAAGACCATGCCGCCCATGAGCACGATGGAGAAGCGGTCCACCGCGCGGGAGCTCCACCAGATGCAGGCCGCCAGCAGGAGCGAGAAAATGAGGCTCGTGAGCAGGCGCGGGGGCTCGCTCCCCAGCACGGGCGTGAGCGCGTGCTGCACCACCGAGCCGCCGCCGCTCACATAGGCGTAGACGAGGATATAGAGCACAAAGGCCACGGAAAGCCCGTTGACCGCGCTCCACGCGGGGCCCAGCAGCTCGCGCACGAGGGTGTGGAAGCTGTCGCCCGGCTGGAAGTGCAGGTTGACCTCAAGCAGGGCCTGGCTCGAGCGGAACATGAAAAACCAGGAGCCGAAAAGCACCACCATGGACCACGAGTACCACA contains:
- a CDS encoding aromatic amino acid transporter — translated: MALRLSPLFGGTMVVAGTAIGAGMLGLPMISAGMWYSWSMVVLFGSWFFMFRSSQALLEVNLHFQPGDSFHTLVRELLGPAWSAVNGLSVAFVLYILVYAYVSGGGSVVQHALTPVLGSEPPRLLTSLIFSLLLAACIWWSSRAVDRFSIVLMGGMVFALLFSMSGMFRHLRLDVLLDAGGAGGEAIFIWGALSTYLTSFCFHASVPSLVKYLGKDGRGINACLRYGTIIALACYFAWITASDGIIPREGFKAVIMQGGNVGDLLAAAGHNLKSGLVLSLLEAFSLLAVATSFLGAGLGLFDYMADLCNFDDSRLGRTKTLLVTFVPPMACGLLWPDGFLAAIGWAGLAASVWSVIVPALLLRACRRRFSPGGYTAPGGPLLTPLLLCYGILVAVCHTLFVFQLLPMYD
- a CDS encoding GGDEF domain-containing protein; amino-acid sequence: MSQGTDTHAPAGGNAHDSGLRLVFVSSVILVLTLLFFVFLIHTTMHVAEEYRASTDAMENYISWENAGQRVRRGSDYLTEQVRLFVQTLDKDYADRYFEELDSTQSREKALEKLAGEHVRAGDHNCIHTGVDLSNALTFREIYAIRLAAEGAHLDLSEFPAKVREARLNANDRHLSPADKVRHARELVYDRNYREAKQEIFNAVTHFQEEVLARAHEAQEKSTAELGMVLARQRLSLVGLGLLGVLTFAMVILLVIRPLRLFDRCIREGRPLAPAGAREFRELAGTYNEMFALQQQQDRMLRHKAEHDPLTDLLNRSAFDGLRGLFNGEDHPVGLILIDVDRFKEVNDLHGHETGDAALRRVAGLLRTAFRADDFCIRLGGDEFAVIIPDRAPGIERVIADKIAAINETLGRPEDRVPALSISVGVAFSRQGFPDSLYGDADSALYHVKESGRRGCAFFDAMSARAAQSARSQRLREPAGDTPERQARRQD
- the pgl gene encoding 6-phosphogluconolactonase, producing MPGRSRSIHLSLHIHKTPEAMAERAAHIFAAACEEAVSERGVFRIALSGGQTPVALFQLLAKSDWADRLPWDKMVFFWVDERCVGPDHPESNYGMARRELLGHVPATHFYRMRGEADPVEAASRYEAQIREDFGLAEGQLPRFDFILLGMGADGHTASIFPGSPLLGVKKPEEKRRLVADVYVPERKADRITLTLPVINNARLCMFLVAGAEKHAALADALNLLTEPVLPAQRVRPRIGDLIWIVDEAAALGR
- a CDS encoding methyltransferase domain-containing protein; the protein is MDDPHAPHMARSSGSPGAAPPRPGDVATARFVLAAQLRLLERALAAWPRRDAALLDVNCGTGAVLPFLWGCGFEVDAVEADPASRARAQTRCPAATVMAGRDDGLPVEDDAYDWVLLHLREPRRLAAALAEARRVARRGFAVTFWNRHSLAGLCARVAHTRLPGHVTTWWEVRGALRRMEGAPAPANTASLGTLAGPLNTWRAASPLASGSRLVTALPVGAWTVFRCTLGPAGGVTPLALRLGARFGRGMDERLSAPEPVLECGRKPLTSCAPGGRDEGGA
- a CDS encoding sigma 54-interacting transcriptional regulator translates to MTANAALEARLHAVLDQLPGGVCAPGWRLLYANAGLRALLGIGGAKLTGATEAAGAPPAEALATWLGQGALEGFDGHGDARADAKERGRLLFRHGGGSTYLLHWWEASAADEAGSEGAGAEGAHADAGDGGAVTYAPLRCFTVQELPPGGLEQAASHSLRELDNVLESIHDGIWVIDGQGVTRRINRAMERIAGIRACEVVGRHVSEPLREGRFKTCVTLRALETRHTVTLFDDYSNGKRCLNTSTPIFDADGKVWRVIAAIRDITELENLQTKLSNLEVEALAYRLRAQGLEGETANGLLGQSLLVQRVRQDIAKAAQAEAVTLILGETGTGKSLAAKLIHDMSARADKPFVAVNCGAIPPALMESEIFGYEGGAFTGAARGGKRGMLELAQGGTLLLDEIGELSLPMQAKLLHVLDGQPIYRVGGTQPITADARLIAATNKPLDRMVAEGRFREDLFYRLRVLCVEMPPLRERRDDILLLAWHFLRKIGQETGTTKRLDPRTEQIFLAYGWPGNVRELQSVIQSLLTLCERQNILPGDLPSYMREAAEELPEPAAPRESMTSAVERLERDMLSSALAETGSTYKAARRLGISQSSVVRKAKKYGLHTAGAPGWTERIAAAPGREK
- a CDS encoding translation initiation factor IF-2, whose amino-acid sequence is MMPAFLSGLAAKARAHKLVTLLAVLLLAGALGAGGYFGWRTWQYRQTSEYAVEQLKAALTPPNTEELAKRVDFRTLFAELSRAVAGAFPFYKAGPDQEHVLSQQLQTALLRRLREKDAGPAKGEEPDAAAKLRQPLALFPPDFLAQLPAGLTLTETKGDTARIRTEITHPQLEVAFPLEFELRRGPDGWRVRHLVNAAEVAATLRAALVTRQKATADIVLAKNEATLKRMESILPIQGCEAEAGLLSDGETLLLMVLMRGQNQGGIQVNNMDLDTTIYGAHGEPVLTRHLNAAEPVYPGAAFSHRWSIELDAQSPEGQAVLAGIPLTCRPVWRTMGLSSAEVLHVADAADLTQKCEIPGHDHPVGFCKLPIFQE
- a CDS encoding MarC family protein: MDGLISDVVGTSIKLYALMTPPAVLSAFLGHTRDYDARKKHVTALKTSTAIFVIGVVLYLFGSSLFELFGFTLDAFRIGSGVLLMLTAIALMRDDGETDHVHTEGDISVVPLAIPLGMGPASIGAVMVMGASARSSHELTLGVFSLLLAAFGMFLLLRMATLLGRVLRATGIAVLAKLTGLLLAAIAAQVIFTGVRGFLG
- a CDS encoding MarC family protein; the encoded protein is MEELTVGRLVGLAIKLYALMTPPAVLSAFISHMRGHTKREKYLTACKASLAIFIVGEVLLVFGSNLFGLFGFTLDAFRIGVGLLLFLTAISLMNDDDTAPPVQRGADISVVPLAIPLGMGPSAIGTVMVLGAQATGPHDLLVDTFCLLLASIWMAALLCLADPVQRLIGRTGIAVMAKLTALLLSAIAAQVIFTGIQGFLRQ